In Candidatus Dormiibacterota bacterium, a single window of DNA contains:
- a CDS encoding tyrosine-type recombinase/integrase gives MARGRRGNREGSICQIADGRWLAQVTMPDGRRRRWYGRTRAAAHDKLVAALTEVGRGVVAAAPAELTLADYLTGWLMDVKPSLRPSAWGAYERHLRNHALPTLGRKRLVRLEPTDLRALYRRLVDGGLSPTTVRHVHGVLRRALGQAARDGLVARNVAALVTPPRRAEPGRNVLDPDQARAFLEAARGDRLEALYVLAVTTGMREGELLALRWADVDLSAGVVSVRGTKTAGSRRQVALTNLAVAALRHRREAAAVEAGIIGNPGDLVFPSTAGTPILASNLIRRSFAPLLGRAALPRIRFHDLRHTAATLMLGRGVHPKIVSEMLGHATIAITLDLYSHVTPTMQAGAAAELDALLR, from the coding sequence ATGGCACGAGGGCGGCGGGGAAACCGGGAGGGGAGCATCTGCCAGATCGCCGACGGGCGCTGGCTGGCGCAGGTCACCATGCCCGACGGGCGCCGACGTCGCTGGTACGGCCGCACCCGTGCCGCCGCGCACGACAAGCTGGTCGCCGCGCTCACCGAGGTCGGTCGGGGCGTCGTGGCGGCGGCCCCGGCTGAGCTGACGCTCGCCGACTACCTCACCGGCTGGCTCATGGACGTCAAGCCATCGCTGCGGCCGTCAGCGTGGGGGGCCTACGAGCGGCATCTCAGAAACCACGCCCTCCCCACCCTCGGCCGCAAGCGCCTGGTGAGACTGGAGCCCACCGACCTCCGCGCCCTGTACCGGCGGCTCGTGGATGGCGGCCTCTCGCCCACCACCGTGCGGCACGTTCACGGCGTCCTTCGGCGCGCGCTGGGTCAGGCCGCACGTGACGGCCTGGTCGCTCGCAACGTCGCCGCGCTCGTGACGCCGCCACGACGTGCCGAGCCCGGACGCAACGTTCTCGACCCCGACCAGGCGCGCGCGTTCCTCGAGGCCGCGAGGGGCGACCGCCTCGAAGCCCTGTACGTCCTCGCCGTCACGACCGGGATGCGCGAGGGCGAGCTGCTCGCGCTTCGCTGGGCGGATGTCGACCTGTCCGCCGGCGTGGTTTCTGTCCGGGGGACCAAGACCGCGGGGAGCCGGCGTCAGGTCGCTCTAACCAACCTCGCGGTCGCGGCACTGCGTCATCGACGCGAGGCGGCCGCTGTCGAGGCGGGAATCATCGGCAACCCGGGCGACCTTGTCTTCCCGTCGACGGCTGGCACCCCGATCCTGGCGTCGAACCTGATACGTCGTTCCTTCGCTCCTCTGCTCGGCCGCGCCGCACTGCCGCGCATCCGCTTCCACGACCTGCGGCACACGGCGGCGACGCTCATGCTGGGTCGCGGCGTGCACCCGAAGATCGTGTCGGAGATGCTGGGTCACGCGACCATCGCGATCACCCTGGACCTCTACTCGCACGTCACCCCGACCATGCAGGCCGGCGCGGCCGCAGAGCTGGACGCCCTGCTGCGTTAG
- a CDS encoding DUF222 domain-containing protein, translated as MLRTAPELAAPTPLELLAQAVAALRGECVEGLPATALSDRIVALTVAVDALRGDRARCVAGFERLRGHRDQGAASMVAWATARCRMSPGAAAEMVGTARRLEELPLTSAALRDGELGYQHASLMARTAADVGDDAVREAEADLLIHARRFDVREFAYLTRRFRECVDAGGALRDANRDHERNRVHLSQTLDGRYRLDGDLDAEAGATLTTAIGRYMRPLPGDGRSAGQRRAAALVELCHRDLTHNERPQVAGQRPHLSVTVPLATLRGEPGWPGGDLRWAGPVVADTARRLACDAVRTDVTVGAQGEVLAVSPPSPTVSPWLRQWLQERDRGCRFPDCDRPPEWTEAHHIVPREEHGPSTLPNLVLLCRVHHRLVHEGGWRVRRGPDGELGVEPP; from the coding sequence GTGCTCAGAACCGCTCCCGAGCTGGCCGCACCCACTCCCCTCGAGCTGCTCGCGCAGGCGGTGGCGGCGCTGCGGGGAGAGTGCGTCGAGGGTCTCCCAGCGACCGCGCTCAGCGATCGGATCGTCGCCCTGACCGTGGCTGTGGACGCGCTGAGGGGCGACCGCGCCCGCTGCGTGGCGGGCTTCGAGCGGCTGCGCGGACACCGCGACCAGGGAGCAGCCTCGATGGTCGCCTGGGCGACCGCGCGCTGCCGGATGTCGCCCGGTGCTGCGGCGGAGATGGTGGGCACCGCTCGCCGGCTGGAGGAGCTCCCGCTGACCTCCGCGGCGCTGCGGGATGGCGAGCTCGGCTACCAGCACGCCTCGCTGATGGCTCGCACCGCGGCTGATGTCGGGGACGATGCGGTGCGCGAGGCGGAGGCCGACCTCCTGATCCACGCCCGCCGGTTCGACGTCCGGGAGTTCGCCTATCTGACCCGCCGGTTCCGCGAGTGCGTCGACGCCGGCGGTGCGCTCCGCGACGCCAACCGCGACCACGAGCGCAACCGCGTGCACCTCAGCCAGACCCTGGACGGCAGGTACCGCCTCGACGGCGACCTCGACGCCGAGGCCGGCGCCACCCTGACGACCGCGATCGGCCGGTACATGCGACCGCTGCCCGGCGACGGGCGCTCCGCAGGCCAGCGCCGTGCCGCCGCCCTCGTCGAGCTCTGCCACCGTGACCTCACCCACAACGAACGTCCCCAGGTGGCGGGCCAGCGCCCGCACCTCTCGGTGACGGTGCCGCTCGCCACCCTCCGCGGCGAGCCCGGCTGGCCCGGCGGGGACCTGCGCTGGGCCGGCCCGGTGGTCGCGGACACCGCGCGCCGGCTCGCCTGCGACGCGGTGCGCACCGACGTGACCGTCGGAGCCCAGGGCGAGGTGCTGGCGGTGAGCCCGCCGTCCCCCACCGTGTCGCCGTGGCTGCGGCAGTGGCTGCAGGAGCGGGACCGGGGCTGCCGGTTCCCCGACTGCGACCGTCCCCCGGAGTGGACCGAGGCCCATCACATCGTGCCGCGTGAGGAGCACGGCCCGTCGACGCTGCCCAACCTCGTCCTGCTCTGCCGGGTGCACCATCGCCTCGTCCACGAGGGAGGGTGGCGGGTGCGCCGCGGACCGGACGGAGAGCTGGGGGTGGAGCCACCGTGA